One window of Deinococcus malanensis genomic DNA carries:
- the yidC gene encoding membrane protein insertase YidC, giving the protein MKTQHLLPLAALGALLLTACGTTGPLPTFGKAINPEWIRADFDGIRGDEFIATSNLQDVVFNARGEVIGWYVKNYAGTPFIKRRSDGTYDFSALKNGKSIINMVGGRKSLVVQAEGLDPARPATVTPPEITSNIPQNRQDAVFRYTQGGVTVTKTVTLHPRNYKMDVRTSVEGGPERYTLLFPGLGKAENPRVQALPVGGQPAAAQGSGTLEVENIQYAALQEVPSGMNSQVALATIVRPQQGTRANVALTGGSQGLIQVRLQGESSLEVYGGRNELIHLYQSGYSEFPGLFEPNFFGKISLMIVKLMEWLYSFIGNWGLVLVALTILLRLIMWPLMQAQGRTTARMQIMQPKIKEIQEKYKDKRDMESQRAMQSEMQQLYRDYNFNPAGCFSTLLPFPVLIALWSTIRNFEFDSGFLWLPDLAIPDPFYILALIYLVVNIGQLYVMTRKTPDMFRQQAFIYLIFLYFALTFPAGVTIYIILSTLIGIIQQIIINKQVERETASLGQTIQKAAATGGKGKSQTSQTIVASPGKSGKKAAKVIDAPKSD; this is encoded by the coding sequence ATGAAGACACAACACCTGCTTCCCCTCGCCGCCCTTGGCGCCCTGCTGCTGACCGCATGTGGCACCACCGGTCCGCTGCCGACGTTCGGCAAGGCCATCAATCCCGAGTGGATCCGGGCCGACTTTGACGGTATCCGGGGCGACGAGTTTATCGCCACCAGCAACCTGCAGGACGTGGTGTTCAACGCCCGCGGCGAAGTGATCGGCTGGTACGTCAAGAATTATGCGGGCACGCCCTTTATCAAGCGGCGCAGCGACGGCACCTACGATTTCAGCGCCCTGAAAAATGGCAAGAGCATCATCAATATGGTCGGGGGGCGCAAGTCGCTCGTCGTGCAGGCTGAGGGGCTTGATCCCGCACGGCCGGCCACGGTCACGCCGCCGGAAATTACGTCCAACATCCCCCAAAACCGCCAGGACGCCGTGTTCCGCTACACCCAGGGCGGCGTCACGGTGACCAAGACCGTGACCCTGCATCCCCGCAACTACAAGATGGATGTCCGGACCTCGGTCGAGGGTGGTCCGGAGCGGTACACCCTGCTGTTCCCCGGACTCGGCAAGGCCGAGAACCCGCGGGTACAGGCGCTGCCGGTCGGTGGACAGCCGGCTGCCGCTCAGGGCAGCGGCACGCTGGAAGTCGAGAACATCCAGTACGCGGCGCTGCAGGAAGTGCCCAGTGGCATGAACAGCCAGGTGGCCCTGGCGACCATCGTGCGTCCCCAGCAGGGCACCCGGGCCAACGTGGCACTCACCGGGGGCAGCCAGGGTCTGATTCAGGTGCGCTTGCAGGGCGAAAGCAGCCTGGAAGTGTACGGCGGCCGCAACGAGCTGATTCACCTGTATCAGAGCGGCTACAGCGAGTTTCCGGGCCTGTTCGAGCCTAATTTCTTTGGCAAGATCAGCCTGATGATCGTCAAGCTCATGGAGTGGCTATACAGCTTCATCGGCAACTGGGGACTGGTGCTGGTCGCCCTGACCATCCTGCTGAGGCTGATCATGTGGCCGCTGATGCAGGCGCAGGGCCGCACCACCGCCCGCATGCAGATCATGCAGCCCAAGATCAAGGAGATTCAGGAGAAGTACAAGGACAAGCGCGATATGGAGTCCCAGCGCGCCATGCAGTCCGAGATGCAGCAGCTCTACCGCGACTACAACTTCAACCCGGCCGGCTGCTTTTCCACGCTGCTGCCGTTCCCGGTGCTGATCGCGCTGTGGTCCACCATCCGTAACTTCGAGTTCGACAGCGGCTTCCTGTGGCTGCCGGACCTGGCCATTCCGGATCCCTTCTACATCCTGGCGCTGATCTACCTGGTGGTGAACATCGGGCAGCTGTACGTCATGACGCGCAAGACGCCCGACATGTTCCGGCAGCAGGCGTTTATCTACCTGATCTTCCTATACTTCGCCCTGACCTTCCCGGCAGGCGTGACCATCTACATCATCCTGTCGACCCTGATCGGCATCATCCAGCAGATCATCATCAACAAGCAGGTCGAGCGCGAGACGGCCAGCCTGGGCCAGACGATCCAGAAGGCGGCCGCAACCGGTGGCAAGGGCAAGAGCCAGACGAGCCAGACCATCGTGGCCAGCCCTGGCAAGAGCGGCAAGAAGGCCGCCAAGGTGATTGACGCACCCAAGAGTGACTGA
- the rpmH gene encoding 50S ribosomal protein L34, with translation MKRTYQPNVRKRAKTHGFRARMKTKSGRNILARRRAKGRHQLTVADE, from the coding sequence ATGAAGCGTACCTACCAGCCCAACGTCCGCAAGCGGGCCAAGACCCACGGCTTCCGCGCCCGTATGAAGACCAAGTCCGGCCGGAACATCCTCGCGCGTCGCCGCGCGAAGGGCCGTCACCAGCTCACCGTCGCCGACGAGTAA
- a CDS encoding potassium channel family protein, translating into MKIKQCLVIGLGRFGTAVATTLYEMGHEVVAIDQNEENVERVMNLVTHAAIVDATDERALRSIGAQDFDVVVVAIGTDVQANILATMNAKSLGAPYVVCKAIDEMARRVLERIGADLVIRPEHDMGVRLARQIATPNIVDTLDLGGDYAIVEIEANERLRGTLRDLNLTGRFSVQVIAVSRAGKVEVTPRAEHEVRHHDRLVVIGNSHSIDDLRRYLGE; encoded by the coding sequence ATGAAGATCAAGCAATGCCTTGTGATCGGCCTGGGCCGGTTTGGAACCGCTGTCGCCACCACCCTCTACGAGATGGGCCATGAGGTCGTGGCTATCGATCAGAACGAGGAGAACGTCGAACGCGTCATGAACCTCGTCACCCACGCGGCCATCGTGGACGCCACCGATGAGCGGGCGCTGCGGTCCATCGGGGCGCAGGACTTCGATGTGGTCGTGGTGGCCATCGGCACCGACGTGCAGGCCAACATTCTGGCCACCATGAACGCCAAGAGCCTGGGGGCCCCCTACGTGGTGTGCAAGGCCATCGATGAGATGGCCCGCCGGGTGCTGGAACGCATTGGAGCCGACCTGGTCATCCGCCCCGAGCACGACATGGGCGTGCGGCTGGCCCGGCAGATTGCCACGCCGAATATCGTGGACACCCTGGACCTGGGCGGAGACTACGCGATTGTGGAAATCGAGGCCAACGAGCGGCTGCGCGGCACCCTGCGCGATCTGAACCTCACCGGACGCTTCAGCGTGCAGGTGATCGCGGTGAGCCGCGCCGGCAAGGTGGAAGTCACCCCCCGCGCCGAGCATGAGGTGCGCCACCATGACCGGCTGGTCGTGATCGGCAACAGCCACAGCATCGACGACCTGCGCCGATACCTCGGGGAATAA
- the rnpA gene encoding ribonuclease P protein component → MRGDREFRKVRQHGVVVRDPLFTLRLTEYRPRYGETWRPRAIFGIVVPKKSLRRAVDRNRARRRVREALRTLPGGLPPCRAILMPNPSILRAPFGDVQAALMKALAKAPGRVKGRKGGGNLRTSGAVSNGVTSEGPTP, encoded by the coding sequence TTGCGTGGTGACCGCGAGTTCCGTAAGGTCCGGCAGCATGGGGTGGTGGTCCGCGATCCGCTGTTCACCCTGCGCCTGACCGAATACCGGCCTCGCTATGGGGAAACCTGGCGGCCCCGGGCCATCTTTGGCATCGTGGTACCCAAGAAGTCGCTCAGGCGCGCCGTGGACCGCAACCGGGCCCGGCGCCGCGTCCGCGAGGCGCTGCGCACCCTGCCTGGAGGCCTGCCGCCCTGCCGCGCCATCCTGATGCCCAATCCCTCCATCCTGCGGGCTCCTTTCGGAGACGTGCAGGCGGCCCTGATGAAGGCCCTGGCCAAGGCTCCGGGCCGGGTCAAGGGCCGCAAGGGCGGCGGGAACCTGCGCACGTCTGGCGCCGTATCAAACGGTGTGACCTCCGAAGGGCCTACCCCATGA
- a CDS encoding C39 family peptidase, translating into MRLPALLLTAGLLVSAAAFGVGQLQAPATPLPAMTPATVPASPPSVTAPAEPPAEPESAPVPAVPAPAPPPVVTPSPPHLPVRARIPGVRHEYQRLNNCGPVTIGMALSRWGSTLNQYDIAPRLKPARGDVNVSPDELAAYARSQGMDVHLARGGDRTLLRGLLAAGFPVIVETWFVTPDSGGMGHYRLLTGYDDTTMQFSALDSYLGPLRMDYAGFDQLWRSFGRTYLVVSAPEKTAQVRDLLGFRADPVAAKQDNLRVAQAEANRLGDAISFLNLGQARLELGDARGAGRAFDQAFAAPADRSLDPSRPGWVQGGLPWRTLWYSFGPLEAYIRTGRPADVLRLTGAVLRSVPTHEEAHYWRGRALSAVGRVAEARGAYHEALRLRPGFESARVALSALN; encoded by the coding sequence ATGCGTCTTCCTGCCCTTCTGCTGACTGCCGGCCTGCTTGTGAGTGCGGCGGCCTTTGGGGTGGGGCAGTTGCAGGCACCAGCAACGCCGCTGCCGGCCATGACGCCAGCGACCGTTCCTGCGTCGCCTCCTTCGGTAACGGCGCCTGCCGAGCCTCCGGCCGAACCCGAAAGTGCCCCGGTCCCGGCAGTTCCAGCGCCCGCACCGCCCCCAGTCGTGACTCCGTCCCCGCCTCATCTGCCGGTACGGGCCCGCATTCCGGGCGTCCGACATGAATACCAGCGCCTGAACAACTGTGGTCCCGTGACCATTGGCATGGCCCTGAGCCGCTGGGGCAGCACGCTGAACCAGTACGACATCGCACCGCGTCTCAAGCCGGCCAGAGGCGATGTCAATGTCTCACCGGATGAACTCGCCGCCTACGCCCGCTCCCAGGGCATGGACGTGCATCTCGCCCGGGGCGGCGACCGCACCCTGCTGCGTGGGTTGCTGGCGGCCGGTTTTCCGGTCATCGTGGAGACCTGGTTCGTGACGCCCGATTCGGGAGGCATGGGGCACTACCGCCTGCTGACCGGCTACGACGACACGACCATGCAGTTCAGCGCCCTGGACTCATATCTGGGACCCCTCAGGATGGACTACGCCGGATTTGATCAGCTCTGGCGGTCGTTCGGGCGCACCTATCTGGTCGTCAGCGCTCCAGAGAAGACGGCCCAGGTGCGCGACTTACTGGGATTTCGGGCTGACCCGGTGGCGGCCAAGCAGGACAACCTGCGGGTGGCACAGGCCGAGGCCAACCGTCTGGGTGATGCCATATCGTTCCTGAATCTGGGTCAGGCACGGCTGGAACTCGGTGACGCCCGGGGAGCAGGGCGCGCCTTCGATCAGGCCTTTGCGGCACCAGCCGACCGCAGCCTCGACCCGAGCCGGCCAGGCTGGGTTCAGGGAGGGCTGCCCTGGCGCACCCTGTGGTACTCGTTCGGTCCGCTGGAGGCCTACATCCGCACCGGGCGTCCAGCGGACGTCCTGAGACTCACTGGGGCCGTCCTGCGCAGCGTGCCGACGCACGAGGAGGCCCATTACTGGCGGGGCCGAGCCCTGAGTGCCGTGGGTCGGGTGGCCGAGGCGCGAGGGGCTTACCACGAGGCACTGCGGTTGCGCCCGGGCTTCGAATCCGCGCGCGTGGCGCTGAGCGCCCTGAACTGA
- a CDS encoding methyltransferase domain-containing protein, with translation MPRSPARSDRPAQWGQAPSGRKASRPKTDYRTRQPANEYELEVLSGLEHVAATELEAVPLARDIRGLRFWFPGDPQRLTRLRSAVATYRVRNWDVPRPRGLLGHQQLGELTEFLQSVLAFGEHTSFRLGAAGKESSVMQRLAEELQERLNLPHKPEDGELLIRLRPQEQGGWDVLARITPRPLTARPWRVCNISGGLNASIAYATHKLAGQRDIDRIFNPMSGSGTLLIERALMGPYDAMVGVDSDPKAVECARSNLKAAGREVEVATVDALHTGLPPRSFDLIVADLPWGDAIGTHGSNEVLYPAFLTEMHRLTSRQGRVAVITHEIRMFERLLRDQGKWHAHELLQVYSGGHWPKVYLLNKR, from the coding sequence ATGCCCCGCTCCCCCGCCCGTTCCGACCGCCCCGCCCAATGGGGACAGGCCCCGTCCGGGCGCAAGGCCAGTCGTCCTAAAACCGATTACCGCACGCGCCAGCCTGCCAATGAGTATGAGCTGGAGGTCCTGAGTGGCCTGGAGCACGTGGCCGCCACCGAACTCGAAGCGGTGCCGCTGGCCCGCGATATCCGGGGCCTGCGCTTCTGGTTTCCTGGAGATCCACAGCGGCTGACGCGGCTGCGCTCCGCTGTTGCCACCTACCGGGTGCGCAACTGGGATGTACCGCGGCCGCGTGGCCTGCTGGGGCACCAGCAACTGGGAGAGCTGACGGAATTTCTGCAAAGCGTCCTGGCTTTCGGGGAACACACCTCCTTCCGCCTGGGTGCTGCCGGCAAGGAGTCCAGTGTCATGCAGCGTCTGGCCGAGGAACTGCAGGAGCGCCTGAACCTGCCTCACAAACCCGAAGACGGCGAACTGCTGATCCGGTTGCGGCCCCAGGAGCAGGGCGGCTGGGACGTGCTGGCCCGCATCACCCCACGGCCCCTCACGGCGCGCCCCTGGCGGGTGTGCAACATAAGCGGCGGCCTGAATGCCAGCATCGCCTACGCGACCCACAAACTGGCCGGTCAGCGTGACATCGACCGGATCTTCAACCCTATGAGCGGCAGTGGCACACTGCTGATCGAGCGCGCCTTGATGGGCCCCTACGACGCGATGGTGGGAGTTGATTCTGATCCCAAGGCGGTCGAGTGCGCCCGCAGCAACCTGAAAGCCGCCGGCCGCGAAGTGGAAGTGGCCACGGTGGACGCGCTTCACACAGGTCTGCCGCCACGCAGCTTCGACCTGATCGTTGCGGACCTGCCCTGGGGTGACGCCATCGGCACCCACGGCAGCAACGAGGTGCTGTACCCGGCCTTTCTGACCGAGATGCACCGCCTGACCAGCCGCCAGGGCCGTGTGGCGGTCATTACCCACGAAATCCGTATGTTCGAGCGCCTGCTGCGTGATCAGGGCAAATGGCACGCCCACGAATTGCTGCAGGTGTACAGCGGAGGCCACTGGCCCAAGGTGTATCTGCTGAACAAACGCTGA
- the yidD gene encoding membrane protein insertion efficiency factor YidD, with amino-acid sequence MSLASRGLVRVIRAYQRDLSPRKPSPTCRFIPTCSQYAVEAIERHGALKGGWLATWRIMRCNPLVPGGVDPVPERFPQGRKTHP; translated from the coding sequence ATGAGCCTGGCCTCGCGCGGACTGGTCCGCGTGATCCGGGCCTATCAGCGTGACCTCTCGCCGCGTAAGCCCTCACCGACTTGCCGGTTTATCCCTACCTGCTCTCAGTATGCTGTAGAGGCCATCGAACGTCACGGCGCCCTGAAGGGCGGCTGGCTGGCCACCTGGCGGATCATGCGCTGTAATCCTCTCGTGCCGGGCGGGGTCGATCCCGTGCCGGAACGTTTTCCCCAAGGCAGAAAAACACATCCATGA
- a CDS encoding Gfo/Idh/MocA family protein, which translates to MTATRAPFRWGILGAARIARALIPAIRAAGGEVTALGVRDPHNERSSAFAREWNVPLVGGYQDVIEADVDAVYNPLPNDVHLPWTLAALRAGKHALTEKPLTLNTVQAQELAVAAEDGGRVLLEAFAYRFQPHVTRVRELVQSGVLGEVRTVRGAFGFPLTNPDDFRWNADQGGGALYDVGCYVVNLTRLLLGEPQSVVAQARWTPGGVDLGLSGVLHYPGALASVDCAFDWGPTPTQRLSVIGDAGVLEVDGVFDSHQGEPVVLRLTTADGARQEEIALVDAYGAMVKHFQQTARGEVRALYPPADAVAQARVLDALFASARSGQQVALTAPAT; encoded by the coding sequence ATGACTGCAACTCGGGCGCCGTTTCGTTGGGGCATCCTGGGGGCCGCGCGTATTGCGCGGGCCCTGATTCCGGCCATCCGTGCCGCCGGGGGAGAGGTGACGGCCCTGGGGGTGCGCGACCCGCACAATGAACGGTCCAGCGCCTTTGCCCGGGAATGGAATGTGCCGCTGGTGGGTGGATATCAGGACGTGATCGAGGCGGATGTCGACGCGGTGTACAACCCGCTGCCCAACGACGTGCATCTGCCCTGGACGCTGGCGGCACTGCGGGCGGGAAAGCATGCCCTGACCGAAAAGCCGCTGACCCTGAATACCGTCCAGGCGCAGGAACTGGCGGTGGCGGCTGAGGACGGCGGCAGGGTGCTGCTGGAAGCCTTCGCCTACCGTTTTCAGCCCCATGTGACCCGGGTGCGGGAGCTGGTGCAGTCCGGGGTGCTGGGAGAGGTACGGACCGTCCGGGGGGCCTTCGGGTTTCCACTGACCAATCCTGACGACTTCCGCTGGAATGCCGACCAGGGGGGCGGCGCCCTGTACGACGTGGGCTGTTACGTGGTGAACCTCACCCGGCTGCTGCTGGGTGAGCCCCAGTCGGTCGTGGCGCAGGCCCGCTGGACGCCCGGCGGGGTGGACCTGGGCCTCAGCGGTGTCCTGCACTATCCAGGTGCGCTGGCCAGTGTGGACTGCGCTTTCGACTGGGGCCCCACGCCCACCCAGCGCCTGAGCGTAATCGGAGACGCTGGGGTTCTGGAGGTAGACGGGGTGTTCGACAGCCACCAGGGCGAGCCGGTGGTCCTGCGGCTTACGACCGCAGATGGAGCGCGGCAGGAGGAAATAGCCCTGGTCGACGCTTACGGGGCCATGGTGAAGCACTTTCAGCAGACTGCACGCGGCGAAGTGAGGGCCCTCTACCCGCCGGCCGACGCCGTGGCGCAGGCCCGGGTGCTCGACGCGCTATTTGCCTCAGCGCGCAGCGGGCAGCAGGTGGCGCTCACGGCACCGGCCACCTGA
- a CDS encoding DNA internalization-related competence protein ComEC/Rec2 produces MPGNDMSGSQMTSSLPASGAQTGRVLGRLGSGRTPESIPPAVLEAAVLERPGGRVAWTVLLALGVIGGIQLGLGAQWSALVLVAGVALAVWDARPLLGVLTLVGTMAGYASLRTQQAQPDRLAPWTGALVTMRGDWDGQLLTLSDPRARVALSPKPEARPGSLVVSGRLVGPEGRRTPGGFDQAAWLRAQGGLFTPAPTGVLVGTQLRQQAPEESLRGWFRRGLVAGLPPREAALMQAIELGDRSEISRQEFHDGFGIRDAFARAGLAHLMALSGQNVALITGLLLWLLARSRLSLTVRYGLGAGLLLVYLFVLVGVSPSITRAVIMGFTVLVALALGRGRPDPLGLIALAATACLLPFPLWLTDVGFQLSFLAVLALTQSARLAERLPERWPRTLRLALAATVLAELGTLPVIASTFGELPLVGLPANLLAGGVMAVLVPLGFVAGLLGPLGGVVNLAVGPLAALLLAIVEVFGRAPVLPWGQIGPAGMAAYALCALAGLLWLCGQVRAPVVLGTVLACTLLSLLPFKLHPAREVVFLDVGQGDATLIRLPQLTMLVDAGGSVRSNYDVGERTVVPALRAMGVRKLDVAVATHADTDHIEGLSSVLRHLPVGELWIGQRKTDDPLLGELLGVAAQRGVPVREVRRGDRVQADGATLTVLWPPGHVWSTEDNENSVALDLESGGWRMALLGDLPSDTEAALGLGQLKVLKAAHHGSRHSTGAGLLQQTAPADTVISVGRNTYGHPHPDVLERLQQAGSRVWRTDQAGTVRWPVP; encoded by the coding sequence ATGCCCGGGAACGACATGTCCGGCAGCCAGATGACCAGCAGTCTGCCCGCTTCCGGCGCTCAGACCGGCCGGGTCCTGGGACGCCTGGGCTCGGGAAGAACACCAGAGTCCATACCGCCCGCCGTGCTGGAAGCCGCAGTTCTGGAGCGGCCAGGAGGCCGCGTTGCCTGGACGGTTCTGCTGGCCCTGGGTGTGATCGGCGGGATTCAGTTGGGGCTGGGAGCTCAGTGGAGCGCGCTGGTTCTGGTGGCAGGCGTGGCCCTGGCGGTGTGGGACGCCCGGCCGCTGCTGGGCGTGCTCACGCTGGTCGGGACGATGGCTGGGTACGCGTCGTTGCGCACCCAGCAGGCACAACCTGACCGGCTGGCCCCCTGGACGGGCGCGCTGGTGACCATGCGCGGCGACTGGGACGGCCAGTTGCTAACTCTGTCCGACCCCCGGGCGCGGGTGGCGCTGTCGCCCAAGCCTGAGGCGCGTCCTGGGTCACTGGTGGTCAGTGGGCGGCTGGTCGGGCCAGAGGGCCGGCGCACTCCGGGTGGCTTCGACCAGGCAGCGTGGCTGCGCGCCCAGGGAGGGCTGTTTACCCCGGCACCAACCGGGGTGCTGGTCGGCACCCAGCTGAGGCAGCAGGCTCCCGAGGAGAGTCTGCGCGGATGGTTCCGCCGGGGGCTGGTGGCTGGCCTGCCGCCCCGTGAAGCGGCGCTAATGCAGGCCATCGAACTGGGCGACCGCAGCGAGATCAGCCGCCAGGAATTTCACGACGGCTTTGGGATCCGCGACGCTTTTGCCCGCGCCGGGCTGGCCCACCTGATGGCCCTGTCAGGTCAGAACGTCGCGCTGATCACGGGTCTGCTACTGTGGCTGCTTGCGCGCTCACGCCTGAGTCTCACTGTGCGTTACGGGCTGGGCGCCGGCCTTCTGCTGGTGTATCTGTTCGTGCTGGTGGGGGTCTCCCCCAGCATTACCCGCGCGGTGATCATGGGCTTTACCGTCCTGGTGGCCCTGGCCCTTGGCCGCGGCAGACCCGACCCGCTGGGGCTGATTGCGCTGGCCGCCACCGCGTGTCTGCTGCCCTTCCCCCTGTGGCTGACCGACGTGGGGTTTCAGCTGTCGTTCCTGGCTGTCCTGGCCCTGACGCAGTCGGCGCGGCTGGCGGAACGGCTGCCAGAGCGCTGGCCAAGGACGCTGCGGCTGGCCCTGGCCGCCACTGTGCTGGCGGAACTCGGCACGCTGCCGGTCATCGCCTCTACCTTCGGAGAGTTGCCGCTGGTCGGGCTGCCGGCCAATCTGCTGGCCGGCGGCGTGATGGCGGTGCTGGTGCCGCTGGGCTTTGTCGCCGGGCTGCTGGGTCCGCTGGGCGGGGTGGTGAATCTGGCGGTCGGGCCACTCGCGGCCCTGCTGCTGGCCATCGTGGAGGTGTTCGGGCGCGCTCCGGTGCTTCCCTGGGGCCAGATCGGGCCTGCAGGCATGGCCGCATACGCGTTGTGCGCGCTGGCTGGGCTGCTGTGGTTGTGCGGGCAGGTGCGCGCTCCGGTGGTTCTGGGGACTGTGCTGGCCTGCACCCTGTTGAGCCTGCTTCCCTTCAAGCTGCACCCGGCACGGGAGGTGGTCTTTCTGGACGTGGGCCAGGGCGACGCGACCCTGATCCGCCTGCCACAGCTGACCATGCTGGTGGACGCGGGCGGGTCCGTGCGCAGCAACTACGACGTGGGCGAACGGACGGTGGTGCCCGCGCTGCGCGCCATGGGGGTGCGCAAGCTGGACGTGGCAGTGGCCACCCACGCCGACACGGATCACATCGAGGGCCTGAGCAGCGTGCTGCGGCACCTGCCGGTTGGGGAGCTGTGGATCGGGCAGCGCAAGACAGACGACCCTTTGCTGGGTGAGCTGCTGGGTGTGGCCGCGCAGCGTGGCGTCCCGGTGCGTGAGGTCCGGCGCGGCGACCGGGTGCAGGCGGACGGCGCCACGCTCACGGTCCTGTGGCCGCCGGGCCACGTGTGGTCCACCGAGGACAACGAGAACAGCGTCGCCCTGGACCTGGAGTCGGGAGGCTGGCGTATGGCGCTGCTGGGAGACCTGCCCAGTGACACCGAGGCTGCCCTGGGGCTTGGCCAGCTGAAGGTGCTGAAAGCCGCGCATCATGGCAGCCGGCACAGCACCGGGGCAGGGCTGTTACAGCAGACCGCACCGGCCGACACCGTGATCAGCGTGGGACGCAATACCTACGGTCACCCCCATCCGGACGTTCTGGAGCGGCTGCAGCAGGCCGGCAGCCGGGTCTGGCGCACCGATCAGGCTGGGACGGTCAGGTGGCCGGTGCCGTGA
- a CDS encoding ComEA family DNA-binding protein, translating to MPFKEQEWTAVLGAGVLLVGALSVWPVLFPAPRLPTVTRVALPVAPAPQTAGAREYPTTSGITPLISGRLNLNIASPEQLEALPRVGPALARRILEGRPYRSLSDLDRVKGVGPGTLKMLEPLVAF from the coding sequence ATGCCTTTCAAGGAACAGGAGTGGACCGCCGTGCTGGGCGCCGGTGTGCTGCTGGTCGGTGCGCTGAGCGTGTGGCCGGTTCTTTTCCCCGCGCCACGTCTGCCGACGGTGACCCGCGTGGCCCTGCCGGTCGCCCCGGCACCTCAGACCGCCGGCGCCCGGGAATATCCGACCACCTCAGGCATCACCCCGCTGATTTCCGGGCGGCTGAACCTGAATATCGCTTCGCCCGAGCAGCTTGAAGCCCTGCCCAGAGTGGGCCCTGCCCTGGCCCGCCGGATCCTGGAAGGTCGACCCTACCGCTCGCTCTCGGACCTTGACCGCGTGAAGGGCGTGGGGCCCGGGACATTGAAGATGCTGGAGCCGCTGGTCGCCTTCTGA
- a CDS encoding TrkH family potassium uptake protein — MTLIPSSPLPQRTLISRLQPPQLIALVYIVGIVIGTLLLHLPGVTAPGSKLNSIDLLFTATSAICITGLVVADTAEVFTRTGQIIIILLSQIGGLGIIAFGTLFALLAGRRVNFTERQHLVQQINALNVGSVLSLVRTIFLYTMVAEAAGAALLALRFVPQFGWSEGLYHSVFHSISAYNNAGFVVMPGGMAQYAQDPLVSGVIALQIILGGLGFLVQLNVLAHWRSPRRNRLLVYSKLTLSTTAALLVLGTVALLLLEWNNTRTLGDLSAPGRLLAAFFQSVTPRSGGFATVDIEGLTSASLFLMIALMFIGANSGSTGGGIKTSTFAILLGSAWNLVSGRTELITFKRRILPENVVRAGTITTIYTLLVFTAFFALLVTNPKLGFTHLLFETVSAAATVGLSMNTTHLVNDPGLLILTVLMYLGRIGPVTFALALNQRQQRRSAVKYPAEQDILVG; from the coding sequence ATGACCCTGATTCCTTCCTCTCCTCTGCCTCAGCGGACCCTGATTTCGCGACTTCAACCTCCGCAGCTTATCGCGCTGGTCTACATCGTGGGCATCGTGATCGGTACCCTGCTGCTGCATCTGCCCGGCGTGACGGCCCCTGGGTCAAAGCTCAACAGCATTGATCTGTTGTTTACAGCCACCAGCGCCATCTGTATCACCGGGCTGGTCGTCGCCGACACCGCAGAGGTCTTTACCCGCACCGGACAGATCATCATCATCCTGCTCTCGCAGATTGGCGGCCTGGGCATCATCGCGTTTGGAACGTTGTTTGCCCTGCTGGCGGGACGGCGGGTAAATTTCACCGAGCGTCAGCATCTTGTCCAGCAGATCAATGCGCTGAATGTGGGCAGCGTGCTGTCTCTGGTGCGCACAATTTTCCTGTACACCATGGTGGCGGAGGCTGCCGGGGCGGCACTGCTCGCGTTGCGCTTCGTGCCGCAGTTCGGCTGGAGCGAGGGCCTGTACCACTCGGTGTTTCATTCTATCAGTGCCTATAACAACGCCGGCTTCGTGGTCATGCCCGGCGGCATGGCCCAGTACGCCCAGGACCCACTGGTGTCGGGCGTGATCGCCCTGCAGATCATTCTGGGTGGGCTGGGGTTCCTGGTGCAGCTGAATGTGCTGGCCCACTGGCGCAGCCCCCGGCGCAATCGCCTGCTGGTATACAGCAAGCTCACGCTGAGCACCACGGCCGCGCTGCTGGTGCTGGGAACGGTCGCCCTGCTGCTGCTGGAGTGGAACAACACCCGGACGCTGGGTGACCTGAGCGCACCCGGCCGGCTGCTGGCAGCCTTTTTTCAGAGCGTTACCCCGCGCTCGGGGGGCTTCGCTACGGTGGATATCGAAGGCCTGACCAGCGCCAGTCTCTTTCTGATGATCGCCCTGATGTTTATCGGTGCCAACAGCGGCTCGACCGGCGGGGGCATCAAGACCAGCACCTTTGCCATTCTTTTGGGCAGCGCCTGGAATCTGGTCAGTGGGCGCACCGAGCTGATCACCTTCAAACGGCGCATCCTGCCGGAGAATGTGGTGAGGGCCGGGACCATCACCACCATCTACACCCTGCTGGTGTTCACGGCATTCTTCGCGCTTCTGGTAACCAACCCCAAGCTTGGCTTTACCCACCTGCTGTTTGAAACGGTCAGTGCTGCCGCCACCGTGGGCCTGTCCATGAACACCACCCACCTCGTCAATGACCCGGGCCTCCTGATTCTGACCGTGCTGATGTATCTGGGCCGTATTGGTCCGGTCACTTTCGCCCTGGCTCTCAACCAGCGCCAGCAGCGCCGCAGCGCGGTCAAGTACCCGGCCGAGCAGGACATCCTGGTGGGGTAG